Within Dehalococcoidia bacterium, the genomic segment ACCCAGAATACCCGGGCAACCCGGACGCCCGGCGGCCCATTGGAGCAGAAATCAGAGACCTGGACGGCCATGTGCTGCACAGCGCTGAAGGCTGCGATTCGCTGCATGGCGATGCAAGCAACGGCCACATGGCCGTATTCGGATGCGCTGGGGGCGTCCTGGTCCTAGAGGCTCATGATGGCGAGTATTCCGACGTCTTCATAGCACCGGATGGAGCCGCTGACGACTTCCGTCTCACGTCCGTTTGGGGCTATCCAGGCCTGCACCACTTCTTTGCCCTTGGCTCAGCGGTGGGACTGTACATCGTGGAGCCCGAGGACGAGGCGATGGAGCTTATGATCCCCGCCACAGAAAGTCTCCGCCCAATCCAGGTCCATCTCGGCCACGGAGGGGAGTCCCTGTTCGTGGTCATGAGCGACGGAGAGCTCCGTCTGTATGACGCCCATGATGGGAGCCTACAGGCGTCCAGGAGCAGCTTCCTGACGTCGCCGGTTGACGCTGGATTCTGGGCGCGGCCTCACATAGCCACAGCGCCAGGCGCAGTCTTCATCACGGACTCGGTCGGAGGCAAGGTCCTGCAGCTGGACCTGCACGATCTGGAAGAAATAGAGCACTGGGACGTAGAAGGTGCGCCCACCAAGATTGCATTCGTCGGGATCGTGGGGGAGCCTGAGGGTGGCCATGAGGGACATGACAATGAAGATGCCCATGAGGATGGTCACGAGGACGAGCATGACCACGGAGCTCTGGACCCTCACTTCTGGTTCGATCCACTTCGTGTGAAGATCGCAATTGACGAAATGGCCTCCCGGCTTTCGGTCCTGGACCCTGAAAACGCGAGCGTCTACCACCAGAACAGCTCAGATTATAAGGACCAGCTTGACGAACTTCACTCCTGGATTAAGGTGCATGTCGAAAACGTGCCGCAGGAGCGCAGGGAGCTGGTAACGTCCCATGACAGCCTCTCATACCTCGCAAAGGCCTACGGATTTGAGGTTGTCGGGCTCGTCATACCGTCCCTGGCGACTCACGTGGAGCCATCGGCGGAGCACATTGCGGACCTGATCGAAGTAATCCGCGAGCACGAAGTTCCGGCAGTATTCGGTGAAACGACAGTCAGTGAAAAGCTTGCTCAAGCCATAGCAAGGGAGACAGGCGCAGAGCTGGNNNNNNNNNNNNNNNNNNNNNNNNNNNNNNNNNNNNNNNNNNNNNNNNNNNNNNNNNNNNNNNNNNNNNNNNNNNNNNNNNNNATCTCAGCTTCAAACTCACATGGCGCGGCCATGTCGCTTCAGGGTGTGACCGTCGAGCTTGGCGGGTACAAGGCGCTGAACGACGTCACATTCGACGTAGAGGCAGGCACACTGATGGGGGTTGTAGGACCGAATGGGGCCGGCAAGAGCACTCTGTTCAATGCCATCGCCGGTCTCCTCCCCGTCCGCCGGGGCAGAGTAACCCTCGACGGCGTGGACCTGCGAAGTGGAGCATTGGCCTATGTCCCCCAGCACGACAGCGTCAACTGGCGGTTTCCCGTGACCGTGCAGGAAGTTGTAATGATGGGTCGGTGCTGCAGGCTTGGATTGTTCCGGCGGCCTGGTAAGAGAGNNNNNNNNNNNNNNNNNNNNNNNNNNNNNNNNNNNNNNNNNNNNNNNNNNNNNNNNNNNNNNNNNNNNNNNNNNNNNNNTGTTCGTCGCCAGGGCGCTTGCCCAGGAGGCAAGCGTGCTGCTGTTGGACGAGGCCTTCAGTGGGGTCGACATGGGCGCACAGGAGGACCTCATCGAAGTTCTCCGTACACTTCGGGACGAGGGGCGAATCGTCCTGCTGGCCACCCACGACCTGACCAACCTGTCAAGTCGATTTGACCAGGTGCTGTGTCTGAACCGCCACGTGTGCGCCTGCGGCCCTCCCGGCCAGGTGTTCACGTCTGAGGTCCTGGAGGAGCTGTACGGGTCCCACGGTGTCGACTTCGCAATGGTTGAGGAGCGGTAACGAGGCAACGTGGCAGATTTAATTTTCGCCCCGCTCGAGTACGGCTTCATGTTGAGGGCCCTGATCGGCTCGATACTGGTCGGCGTCNNNNNNNNNNNNNNNNNNNNNNNNNNNNNNNNNNNNNNNNNNNNNNNNNNNNNNNNNNNNNNNNNNNNNNNNNNNNNNNNNNNNNNNNNNNNNNNNNNNNNNNNNNNNNNNNNGTCCCTACCGGGGTGTCCGTCGCCATGCTGGTCAGGGTTGTGAGTCGCCGCGCGGGACTGAGCAACGACACCGCCATAGGCATCCTCTTTGCGACCATGTTTGCCCTGGGACTCGTGATGCTGGCACGTGCAACTACCATCAGGGTCGATATGGAAGACCTGCTCCTGGGGCAGATCCTGGCCATATCTCCGACCGGCATCTACATCTCCCTGGCGATAACCGCGGTGGTCATCCTCGGGCTGTTCGCCTTTCACCACTGGCTGATGTTTACGAGCTTCGACCCCGTGGGGTCGCAGGTCTCAGGCATGCGCTCCAACCTGGCTGACTACATTCTGCTGGCGCTGCTTGCCCTGGTCATCGTGATAGGGATTCAGGCGGCGGGCATTATTCTTGTCATGGCAATGCTTGTAATCCCGGCCGCCACGGCGTACCTGCTGGCAAGGCGTCTTGTATCGATGATGACGACGGCTGCGGTCCTTGGGACCGTGGCCGCCGTGACCGGCCTCTACCTTTCCTTCCACTTCAACCTGCCCGCCGGTCCTGCAATGACCCTGGTCGCGAGCGGAATATTCGTAGTGGTCGCGGTGTTCAGGCGCAGAGCCTTCGCCTGAGAGAGCTCCGGCACTGATTGGGGCCTGTTCCAGGGGGAACGACGATGTTGCTGGCAGCTGAGTCTTCC encodes:
- a CDS encoding manganese ABC transporter ATP-binding protein; this translates as FVARALAQEASVLLLDEAFSGVDMGAQEDLIEVLRTLRDEGRIVLLATHDLTNLSSRFDQVLCLNRHVCACGPPGQVFTSEVLEELYGSHGVDFAMVEER
- a CDS encoding ATP-binding cassette domain-containing protein, with protein sequence MSLQGVTVELGGYKALNDVTFDVEAGTLMGVVGPNGAGKSTLFNAIAGLLPVRRGRVTLDGVDLRSGALAYVPQHDSVNWRFPVTVQEVVMMGRCCRLGLFRRPGKR
- a CDS encoding metal ABC transporter permease, with protein sequence VPTGVSVAMLVRVVSRRAGLSNDTAIGILFATMFALGLVMLARATTIRVDMEDLLLGQILAISPTGIYISLAITAVVILGLFAFHHWLMFTSFDPVGSQVSGMRSNLADYILLALLALVIVIGIQAAGIILVMAMLVIPAATAYLLARRLVSMMTTAAVLGTVAAVTGLYLSFHFNLPAGPAMTLVASGIFVVVAVFRRRAFA
- a CDS encoding zinc ABC transporter substrate-binding protein; the encoded protein is MNASLVATNQAIEAAALAGMETPMPSGPPVKVVTSTNFVADWARVVGGDRVEVYGLLPPGTDPHSFLPGARDVAKVEEADIVFTVGLGLEADWLHDLIHNASADESVVVALGESVNPLEFSGADPHGHQDEHDEDGQMSMHDEMIMGRLLVGDGEEGSLSVIDLESGEVSQSRYDLGSRAGRIYSSTNGRYAFAVSSDANTAHLFDGGLFMEPHGDHFDLVEEDILKLPLDLSGDRPVHLYVGGEWATIFYDGSGEVVFLNEHELAEQGDAYAPVRMNVGPQHGAAVPLEGDLFATTIKHPEYPGNPDARRPIGAEIRDLDGHVLHSAEGCDSLHGDASNGHMAVFGCAGGVLVLEAHDGEYSDVFIAPDGAADDFRLTSVWGYPGLHHFFALGSAVGLYIVEPEDEAMELMIPATESLRPIQVHLGHGGESLFVVMSDGELRLYDAHDGSLQASRSSFLTSPVDAGFWARPHIATAPGAVFITDSVGGKVLQLDLHDLEEIEHWDVEGAPTKIAFVGIVGEPEGGHEGHDNEDAHEDGHEDEHDHGALDPHFWFDPLRVKIAIDEMASRLSVLDPENASVYHQNSSDYKDQLDELHSWIKVHVENVPQERRELVTSHDSLSYLAKAYGFEVVGLVIPSLATHVEPSAEHIADLIEVIREHEVPAVFGETTVSEKLAQAIARETGAEL